Proteins co-encoded in one Megalopta genalis isolate 19385.01 unplaced genomic scaffold, iyMegGena1_principal scaffold0023, whole genome shotgun sequence genomic window:
- the Sbf gene encoding SET domain binding factor isoform X1, translating to MLGAITPTQSHEYTEMSRLADYFVVVGYDHEKERGGISNGIILQRFPEKDWPDTPFIEGIEWFCQPQGWALSTERQEPRFFVSILTDIDANRHYCACMCFNETVSIVPSKPVDEEEDPVDGDSRSLVRTIPTIAHHSIMYAPKCLVLVSRLDYIETFRNCLGIIYTVYVENHGIPLETLVGNILGCIQVPPAGGPQVRFSIGAGDRQALQPPISPSLPLTHTSVNLLFQQLGIRNVLVLFCAVMTEHKILFHSASYSRLTEGCRALTALMYPFRYTHVYIPLLPAALVEVLSTPTPFIMGVHSSLKYEVAELMDVIVADLDGGSIMVPDGVSLPLLPEPLLSQTQDALSLVLQPELLCADYAFPPLATRAPHSPMLDKEIRAVFMRTFAQLLQGYRSCLTLIRIHPKPVITFHKAAFLGERGLTDCDFTTRVLDCMFFTSFIAERGPPWRACDVWDELYSNLSDQLKQEAQDHRLVLTHIQELAQQLYTNENPNPQPYVQKILKPPEGAFARIHQPLLPRINPEQVQAIIDEGLAKNNLKVRLSSLRPSQPRIVPMGPHISFVHDTRHLVSNSARRLEVLRNCINCIFENKISDARKTFPAVLRTLKSKAARLALCMELSQHVVGNKAMLEHQQFDLVVRLMNCALQDDSSMDEHGVAAALLPLATAFCRKLCTGVIQFAYTCIQEHPVWQNQQFWEDAFYLDVQKDIKRLYLPGENSPPRLMNDGILSPISPRDGKEFPFRDRYSIYQIQEPSALEIAAEQMRIWPTIDPEKQKELIASEESTMYSQAIHYANRMVYLLVPLDIAAKTHRQDNIYDDERASNSITNSVASDSGDAESGFEETDPGETGCAVIRMVSRFVDRVCTEGGVSAEHVRCLHQMVPGVVHMHIETLEAVHRESKRLPPIQKPKILTPNMLPGEEVIMDGLRVYLLPDGREESPAGLPKIPPLLPAEGAIFLTNYRIVFKGIPCDPFACEQLVVRAFPVTSLTKEKRVAVQHLAHLDQCLQEGLQLRSCTFQLIKLAFDEEVTPENIETLRKLVHKARYPPHIFHHFAFNGQVLVTPTAHHKGKEKNATLKGFAKKTLLKTARKAGFKPKQSSKRQKYVLPNMNMITNNKFMTSPGRMSLPVTDNNDLSHDDDLSVDDFEMPGIVTQPQPPTDAKTLERLSERSYVRDWYRLGLYSNGPHSNRRNEPFRLSSVNCAYMICRSYPALLIVPSSVSDESIRRFCRLYRHNRIPVITWRHPRTKALLIRGAGYHGKGVIGMLKAHPASAANLKATSSETTSSLEQEKYIMALVAATPLSALRQGSAWGMSDSSLSIDSLLLAAEDRNATPEQSRRNPFNKAIGTLSSSGGKGPKNFGRWGSLKDKRHNSQASLTSVHQRGTVRHSADSDSGTECVHTFQRAVLYILGEKAHMKGVKAESAPKTDFIPVEYYDARHTKAAFKKLMRACIPSSPNIEPDQSFYKLIESSEWLQQLQNLMQLSGAVIDLMDVQGSSVAVCLEQGWDTTTTVCSVAQVCLDPHYRTIEGFRTLIEKEWLGFGHRFGHRSNLAANSQTTNFTPTFLQFLDIVHQIQKQFPLAFEFNEFYLKFLAYHSVSCRFRTFLLDCEFDRVECGITAVEDKRGSLTSHHKGVDTGSDDETIYPGGRLAGTNTGCNLGQSIFDYIDKQHARCPLFYNFMYTPNTEHTVLRPVSHLPSLDIWQYYIEEELAHGPAYDLEVLQQDSQQEEEAEAADGVVKSNRKVVTQGYDGTSTMIPDQFSYLLEEIHKLETELGHLPQKWKVLWDKLELPNTDSLARHASFSTTLVRYHGRLIHKRSTLELLLRGKLAGGNNSGNEGSVYAHPHRFERLDSATPTHCDACSGVLWGPVKAGLRCVDCGHVCHDKCADAVPKNCTKYKTVTDNLQTHTLTRSGGDNGSVNSSVATIQTSSQQYYEQFSSNVAENRTHEGYLYKRGALLKGWKQRWFVLDSIKHQLRYYDAMEDSHCKGYIDLAEVVSVTPAAPMPGPPKKTDDKSFFDLRTNRRTYNFCAGDAATAQEWIEKVQACLQ from the exons ATGTTGGGCGCTATCACCCCCACGCAGTCCCACGAGTACACCGAAATGTCCCGGTTAGCCGACTACTTTGTTGTGGTCGGCTACGACCACGAAAAAGAGA GAGGAGGTATAAGTAATGGAATTATTCTGCAAAGATTTCCGGAGAAAGATTGGCCAGATACACCATTCATCGAAGGAATAGAATGG ttttgtcAACCACAAGGATGGGCTTTATCTACAGAAAGACAAGAACCACGGTTTTTTGTGTCTATTTTAACTGATATTGATGCAAATCGTCATTACTGTGCATGTATGTGTTTTAATGAGACAGTGTCGATTGTGCCAAGTAAACCTgtagatgaagaagaagatccTGTAGATGGTGATAGTCGTTCATTGGTTAGAACAATACCTACAATTGCACATCACAGCATTATGTATGCACCCAAATGTCTGGTGCTGGTTTCCAGACTCGATTACATTGAAACTTTTAGA AATTGCCTTGGTATAATATATACTGTATATGTAGAAAATCATGGTATACCATTAGAAACTTTGGTAGGAAATATATTAGGTTGCATACAAGTACCACCTGCTGGTGGGCCACAAGTACGATTCAGCATTGGCGCAGGTGACCGTCAAGCGCTTCAACCTCCAATTAGTCCTTCTCTTCCATTAACTCATACTAGtgtaaatcttttatttcaacAGTTAG GTATTCGCAATGTGTTAGTATTATTTTGTGCTGTTATGACGGAACATAAAATACTTTTCCATTCTGCAAGTTATTCCCGATTGACTGAAGGATGTCGTGCTCTTACTGCACTAATGTATCCATTTAGATACACACATGTTTACATTCCTCTTTTGCCAGCAGCTTTGGTTGAAGTACTGAGCACGCCTACTCCTTTCATTATGGGTGTGCACAGCTCATTAAAATATGAAGTTGCAGAACTT ATGGATGTAATAGTTGCCGATTTAGATGGAGGTTCTATCATGGTTCCAGATGGTGTCTCACTTCCATTGCTCCCAGAACCACTTCTTTCACAGACACAGGATGCATTATCCTTAGTACTGCAGCCAGAATTACTTTGCGCAGATTATGCCTTTCCACCGCTTGCAACAAGAGCTCCTCATTCTCCTATGTTAGACAAAGAAATAAGAGCAGTTTTTATGAGAACATTTGCTCAATTGTTACAAGGCTATAGGAGCTGTCTAACACTAATAAGAATTCATCCCAAACCTGTTATTACATTTCACAAG gCAGCTTTCTTAGGGGAGCGAGGCTTGACAGATTGTGATTTCACGACTAGAGTTTTGGATTGTATGTTTTTTACTTCATTTATTGCAGAAAGGGGACCACCATGGAGAGCTTGCGACGTGTGGGACGAACTGTATAGTAATTTGAGTGATCAATTGAAACAAGAAGCACAAGATCATA GACTTGTCTTAACGCATATTCAAGAATTAGCACAACAATTGTACACAAATGAAAATCCAAATCCTCAACCATACGTACAAAAGATTTTGAAACCACCCGAAGGAGCATTTGCTAGAATACATCAGCCACTTTTGCCACGCATCAATCCAGAGCAAGTTCAAGCAATTATAGATGAAGGTCTTGCCAAGAATAATCTCAAAGTTAG ATTATCATCATTGAGGCCATCTCAACCTCGTATTGTACCTATGGGTCCACAtatctcatttgttcatgacaCTAGACATTTGGTCAGTAATTCTGCACGTAGACTTGAAGTTCTTCGCAACTGTATAAACTGTATATTTGAGAATAAAATATCGGACGCTCGGAAAACTTTTCCAGCTGTACTAAGAACGTTAAAGAGTAAAGCTGCTCGTTTAGCGCTTTGCATGGAATTATCACAACACGTTGTTGGGAACAAAGCGATGTTAGAGCATCAACAATTTGATCTTGTAGTCCGTTTGATGAATTGTGCTTTACAAGATGATTCTTCAATGGACGAACACGGAGTTGCTGCCGCGCTTTTGCCTCTTGCCACAGCATTTTGTAGGAAACTATGCACAGGAGTGATCCAATTCGCTTACACATGCATTCAAGAACATCCTGTATGGCAAAACCAACAATTTTGGGAGGACGCTTTTTATTTGGACGTTCAAAAAGATATAAAACGATTATATCTCCCAGGAGAAAATTCTCCTCCACGACTCATGAATGATGGTATTTTAAGTCCAATAAGCCCGCGGGATGGCAAAGAATTTCCCTTTCGTGACCGGTATTCAATTTATCAAATTCAAGAACCGTCAGCTCTTGAAATAGCTGCTGAACAAATGAGGATTTGGCCAACGATTGATCCAGAGAAACAAAAGGAACTTATTGCAAGCGAAGAAAGTACTATGTATAGTCAAGCAATCCATTATGCAAATAGAATGGTGTATTTACTGGTTCCATTGGACATAGCAGCAAAGACTCATCGCCAAGATAACATTTACGACGATGAAAGAGCAAGTAACAGCATCACGAATAGTGTGGCAAGTGACAGCGGCGATGCAGAGTCCGGGTTTGAGGAAACTGATCCTGGAGAAACTGGTTGCGCTGTTATTCGAATGGTTTCCCGATTTGTAGATCGTGTTTGTACAGAAGGAGGTGTAAGTGCTGAACATGTAAGATGTCTACATCAAATGGTTCCTGGTGTTGTCCATATGCACATCGAGACTCTCGAAGCTGTACATAGAGAAAGCAAAAGATTGCCTCCGATACAGAAGCCTAAGATCTTGACACCTAACATGTTGCCTGGCGAAGAAGTTATTATGGACGGTTTACGTGTTTACCTTTTACCAGATGGGAGAGAAGAAAGTCCAGCAGGATTACCAAAGATACCACCACTCTTGCCAGCAGAAGGAGCAATATTCCTCACTAATTACAGAATTGTGTTTAAAGGAATACCTTGTGATCCGTTTGCCTGTGAACAGTTAGTAGTTCGTGCCTTTCCTGTCACATCGTTGACGAAGGAAAAACGAGTCGCTGTACAACATTTAGCGCACTTAGATCAGTGTTTACAAGAAGGCCTTCAATTACGTTCTTGCACTTTCCAGTTAATAAAATTAGCATTCGATGAAGAAGTTACACCTGAGAATATTGAAACTTTAAGAAAGTTAGTTCATAAAGCTCGATATCCGCCACATATTTTTCATCACTTTGCTTTTAATGGACAAGTATTGGTGACTCCGACAGCGCATCacaaaggaaaagaaaagaatgctACCCTCAA AGGATTTGCCAAGAAAACTCTTTTGAAAACTGCGCGTAAAGCCGGTTTTAAACCAAAACAGTCGTCGAAAAGACAAAAATATGTCTTACCAAATATGAACATGATCACTAATAACAAATTTATGACATCGCCTGGTCGAATGAGTTTACCAGTAACAGATAATAATGATTTAAGTCATGACGATGATCTTAGTG TAGATGACTTTGAAATGCCGGGCATTGTAACTCAACCCCAGCCACCAACCGATGCAAAAACCTTAGAGCGATTATCTGAACGTAGTTATGTAAGGGATTGGTATCGTTTGGGATTATATTCAAATGGGCCGCACAGTAATCGTAGGAACGAACCGTTTCGGTTGTCTTCGGTGAATTGTGCCTATATGATTTGTAGGAGCTACCCCGCGCTCCTTATAGTTCCTTCATCGGTATCAGACGAAAGTATCCGCAGATTTTGTCGACTTTATAGACACAATAGAATACCAGTTATCACTTGGAGACATCCAAGAACAAAAGCGCTTCTTATCAGAGGCGCAGGTTATCATGGGAAGGGTGTCATAGGCATGTTGAAAGCTCATCCAGCATCTGCTGCTAATTTGAAAG CAACATCTTCAGAAACAACGTCATCCCTGGAACAGGAAAAGTACATAATGGCACTTGTAGCTGCGACTCCATTATCTGCGTTGAGACAAGGATCTGCTTGGGGAATGTCTGATAGTTCACTCAGTATTGATTCTTTATTGCTAGCTGCAGAAGATCGCAACGCTACACCTGAACAATCACGACGAAATCCATTTAATAAAGCCATTGGAACATTAAG TTCATCAGGCGGTAAAGGTCCTAAAAATTTCGGACGTTGGGGTTCATTGAAAGATAAGAGGCATAATTCTCAGGCTTCTTTAACATCAGTCCATCAGCGTGGAACTGTTAGACATTCCGCAGATTCGGATAGTGGTACAGAATGTGTTCATACATTTCAACGGGCTGTATTATACATCCTCGGTGAAAAGGCGCATATGAAA GGTGTTAAAGCAGAATCAGCGCCGAAAACCGACTTTATTCCAGTCGAATACTATGACGCAAGACATACGAAAGCCGCCTTTAAGAAACTTATGCGGGCTTGTATTCCTAGCTCTCCAAATATAGAACCAGACCAAAGTTTTTATAA ATTAATTGAAAGTTCCGAATGGCTACAACAACTTCAAAATTTAATGCAGTTGTCCGGTGCCGTTATTGACTTGATGGACGTACAAGGTTCATCCGTAGCCGTTTGTTTAGAACAGGGTTGGGACACCACAACAACAGTTTGTTCTGTAGCACAAGTGTGTCTTGATCCACATTACAGAACCATCGAGGGATTTCGAACTTTGATCGAAAAAGAATGGCTCGGATTTGGTCACAGATTCGGGCACAGAAGCAACCTAGCAGCAAATTCTCAAACTACCAATTTTACACCTACTTTCTTGCAGTTTCTTGACATAGTGCACCAAATTCAAAAACAATTTCCATTAGCGTTCGAGTTCAATGAGTTCTATTTGAAATTTTTGGCATATCACTCGGTTTCCTGTCGTTTTCGAACATTTCTGCTGGATTGTGAATTTGATAGAGTAGAATGTGGCATTACTGCTGTGGAAGATAAAAGAGGGTCGCTGACGAGTCATCACAAGGGAGTGGATACCGGGAGCGACGATGAAACCATTTATCCAGGCGGTAGATTGGCAGGGACGAATACAGGATGTAATCTTGGTCAAAGTATATTTGATTACATCGACAAACAACATGCAAGATGTCCCTTATTTTATAACTTTATGTACACGCCTAATACGGAGCATACGGTATTAAGACCCGTGTCACACTTGCCGAGTCTTGATATTTGGCAGTACTATATAGAAGAAGAATTGGCTCATGGACCTGCGTACGACTTAGAAGTATTACAGCAAGATTCTCagcaagaagaagaagcagaggCCGCTGACGGCGTTGTTAAAAGTAATCGTAAAGTGGTTACACAAGG TTACGATGGTACAAGTACTATGATCCCCGATCAATTTTCCTATCTCTTGGAAGAAATTCATAAACTAGAAACAGAGTTAGGTCATTTACCTCAAAAATGGAAAGTTCTTTGGGACAAGCTTGAACTGCCAAACACAGATTCGCTTGCG CGCCATGCATCGTTTAGTACTACACTGGTCAGATATCATGGTCGATTGATTCATAAGCGTTCTACACTGGAATTACTCCTTCGAGGCAAACTCGCTGGCGGAAATAATTCTGGAAATGAAGGGTCCGTTTACGCACATCCTCATAG ATTCGAACGATTAGATTCAGCTACGCCAACTCATTGCGATGCTTGCTCTGGTGTTTTGTGGGGTCCTGTGAAGGCCGGCTTGCGATGCGTAGATTGCGGACATGTGTGTCATGACAAATGTGCTGATGCGGTACCAAAAAATTGCACAAAATATAAAACGGTCACTGACAATTTACAAACACACACACTTACAAGAAGTGGCGGAGATAACGGAAGCGTTAACTCGA gTGTAGCAACGATACAAACTTCGTCACAACAATATTATGAACAGTTCTCTAGCAATGTTGCAGAAAATAGGACACACGAAGGATATCTTTATAAGCGAGGTGCTTTGCTTAAAGGTTGGAAGCAAAGATGGTTCGTATTAGATTCTATAAAACACCAGTTAAGATATTACGATGCAATGGAAGATTCTCATTGTAAAGGATACATAG aTTTAGCTGAAGTAGTGTCTGTAACCCCAGCTGCGCCAATGCCAGGACCACCAAAGAAAACTGACGATAAATCATTCTTCGAT CTTCGTACAAACAGGCGGACATATAATTTTTGTGCTGGTGACGCAGCAACTGCGCAAGAATGGATCGAAAAAGTTCAAGCATGCTTACAATAG